The following coding sequences lie in one Zingiber officinale cultivar Zhangliang chromosome 2B, Zo_v1.1, whole genome shotgun sequence genomic window:
- the LOC122045441 gene encoding probable mediator of RNA polymerase II transcription subunit 26b, whose product MASSSGSVDYWRKFFRSADSDIFDVIEHAILVAASDYPEELRSRRDRIVEKFFAALLPRCFACGRVEPHGAEAEEGRGSVKRAASAEKDSKFDSCNDGPEFSHRVVSNYTFDEAEALTEEIEEEGQTLEEVLRIKEVLSNRHDQSDNVLFESLRRLQLMELTVDVLKATEIGKAVNVLRKHASKQIRHLVRTLIDGWKVLVDEWVSATAAIAENSVHSLGSGEFEEEGLPFPPLDEGALFAAQTTSIKLSGFFDGMDDDGNLRNTRDLDKQWETQRNQKEDHEKWMQKQSVRDERVESMKQEARKSALPEEKLHARRHDNEMKQSRPQRFSIGQSNSQNIPRKETKPLSAESGTGRPMRFTSEQQICAETKTKLPPDTAKLQRKLPMIPQDKSKCSEEASVRAKLEAAKRKLHEGYQQAENVKKQRTIQVMELQDLPKQVHINRQPIQKFRNQSRNWANRRN is encoded by the exons ATGGCGAGCTCCTCCGGGTCAGTTGACTACTGGCGGAAGTTTTTCCGCAGCGCCGACTCCGACATCTTCGACGTGATTGAGCACGCGATCCTCGTCGCCGCCTCCGACTACCCCGAGGAGCTGCGGAGCAGGCGCGACCGGATCGTGGAGAAGTTCTTCGCCGCGCTGCTCCCGCGGTGCTTCGCCTGCGGTCGCGTCGAGCCGCACGGGGCCGAGGCGGAGGAAGGGCGCGGCAGCGTGAAGAGGGCTGCGAGCGCAGAAAAGGATAGCAAGTTCGATAGCTGCAACGACGGCCCCGAGTTCTCCCACCGCGTCGTAAGCAACTACACCTTCGACGAGGCGGAGGCGCTCACCGAAGAGATCGAGGAGGAGGGCCAAACCCTCGAAGAGGTCCTGCGCATAAAGGAGGTCCTCTCCAATCGCCATGATCAG TCTGACAACGTCTTGTTCGAGTCGTTGAGGCGGCTGCAACTCATGGAGCTCACCGTCGATGTCCTCAAG GCCACCGAGATCGGAAAGGCTGTTAATGTTTTGCGAAAACATGCTTCGAAGCAAATTCGACACCTTGTGCGAACTCTCATTGA TGGTTGGAAGGTTTTAGTTGACGAATGGGTCAGTGCTACTGCTGCCATTGCCG AGAACTCTGTGCATTCTCTTGGTTCTGGTGAGTTTGAAGAAGAAGGGCTTCCTTTTCCTCCATTAGATGAGGGAGCTCTATTTGCTGCTCAGACTACTTCCATCAAGCTTTCTGGG TTCTTCGATGGAATGGATGATGATGGAA ATCTTAGAAACACTAGGGACTTGGACAAGCAATGGGAAACTCAAAGGAACCAAAAAGAAGATCATGAAAAGTGGATGCAGAAACAATCTGTTCGAGATGAAAGAGTAGAGTCGATGAAACAGGAAGCACGAAAGTCAGCACTTCCAGAAGAAAAGCTTCATGCGAGAAGACATGATAATGAGATGAAGCAATCAAGGCCACAAAGATTCTCTATCGGGCAATCGAATTCGCAAAACATTCCAAGGAAGGAGACCAAGCCTTTGAGTGCTGAATCTGGGACTGGCAGACCGATGAGATTTACCTCCGAGCAACAAATATGCGCTGAGACGAAAACTAAACTGCCACCGGATACTGCTAAACTTCAAAGAAAGCTGCCAATGATTCCACAAGAT AAATCAAAATGCTCCGAGGAAGCATCCGTGCGGGCTAAGCTCGAAGCTGCAAAGCGCAAGCTTCATGAAGGCTATCAGCAAGCAGAAAATG TAAAAAAGCAAAGAACAATACAAGTGATGGAGTTGCAAGATTTACCAAAGCAAGTTCACATCAACAGGCAACCTATTCAGAAATTCAGAAACCAATCTAGGAATTGGGCAAATAGGCGAAACTAG